Within the Chrysemys picta bellii isolate R12L10 chromosome 17, ASM1138683v2, whole genome shotgun sequence genome, the region atttaaaatggggtttcaatgtaaaaggagggggctgcggtttcccggttaacatgcggcacaaacacaagtaacccccccccacacacacacacgattctctgggatgatcacttcacccctccccccaccgcgtggttaacagcggggaacatttctggtcagaagagcaggaacgggcgcctctgaatgtgcccttaataaaatcaccccatttcaaccaggagagctttctggagatgtccctggaggatttccgctccatccccatacacgttaacagacttttccagtagatgtactggccgcgattgccagggcaaagtaatcattaaacacgcttgctttttttttgtaatgtttacaaatagttacaaagttacactcaccagaggtctcctgtgtgccctgagggtcttgggtgagttcgggggttactggttccaggtccagggtcacaaacatatcctggctgttggggaaaccggtttctccgcttccttgctgctgtgagctacctacagtacctccatcgtcatcttcctcgttccccgaaccgtcttccctgtgtgtttctccagtgagagagtcatagcacacggttggggtagtggtggctgcaccccctaggatcgcatgcagctccgcgtagtagcggcaagtttgcggctctgccccggaccttccgtttgcttctctggctttgtggtaagcttgccgtagctccttaattttcacgcggcactgctgcgtgtccctgttatggcctcggtccttcatggccttggagatcttttctaatacttttccatttcttttactgctacggagttcagctatcactgcttcatctccccatatggcgagcagatctcgtacctcccgttcggtccatgctggagctcttttgcgatcctgggaggactccatcacggttacctgtgctgatgagctctgcggggtcacctgtgctctccacgctgggcaaacaggaaatgaaattcaaaccttcgcgggtctttttctgtctacctggtcagtgcatctgagttgagagcgctgtctagagcggtcacaatgaagcactgtgggatagctcccggaggccaataacgtcgaattccgtccacactaccccaattccgacccgcaaagaccagttttatcgctaatcccctcgtcagaggtggtgtaaagaaaccggtttaaaggaccctttaagtcgaaagaaaggtcttcgttgtgtggacgtgtccaggcttaattcggtttaacgctgctaaagtcgacctaaacccgtagtgtagaccaggcctcagatttaCTAGGCAAGGGTGAGCCCTTGAGATGCTGGGTGGCCTGGGTATTTTGACTGGCACCTGAAATCCAGGATGCCCTGTGCTCTGCGACTCAcgggtggggaaactgaagcacgtAGTGTGGAAATGCAGGCTGAGACCACAGGGTGAGTTTGATGgaggcaggatttgaacccaggtcaccAGCTCTATATTTGAACCACTAGATTAAATAATCTCTTCTTTGTCCTTCCTCACTCCAATTTATGAGTTAGCTGCACACTGCAGCATGTATCCTGCACACACAGAcagaccccaaccctctgtctaTGTTCGTATTTACCTGCCATGGAGAATCCTGTCATGGAAgctgaaagaaagcaaagacatGAGGTAAGTCTCTATCTCCATGGCTGGACATTTCAGGGCTCTCCAAACACTGGCTGATGTAAGCAGTGgcctgaatgagctctcccctgcctCTCTTGATGCACTGGGGGAAAAGGTCTGAGCGGCACGTCGTATTTCACTGACCCAGGCTACTgactctcagggaggtggattgcctacactgatgggagagtcCCTTCTGTCAGCACTGGTAGCATCTATACGGACGCGCTACAGCTGCCgagctgccactgtgccactgtAATGTTTCAAGTGCAGAGAAGTCTTAAGTAGCTGGCAAAAGAGAAGACCTGGTGAGCAATGTCAGAACCAGTGACACTGCACCAGCCCTTCCAAACCGAGCCACCTGCTTTCACACTGCCTGCACCGCTGAAGGTGccacacaccctgctcccctcagGCCTGGCTGGGGCTAGTGTCCCCCCACCCTGGAGTGTGACAACACCACTCGTCCTGTAATTGGATGCAAAAGtatattatactgttcagccactaggcgatgatgtgtgtaaaataccttatttaaagctGATCTCCGCATATAtgggctgaaaactgtgattttgggAATGCAAAGTTTGAAAATAAAACAGACAAGCTGGTTATTGGGTTGACAGATAAAATCCTTTCACAACAGCTACaactgaagagagatttaactctaGCCACAGCTATTCAAATAGCAAACCAGTCTGAATTAGTCAAACAACAGAACCAAAGGCGGGGCAACTTGAAAAACATGAAACtagcttaggctatgtctacactatcacaTGATGaggtataacttatgttgctcaggtaggcccggtgcaaccactaggtgaactaggcagcCACCTAGGGAGCCAAGTGGTTAAGGGCGCCAAAAaacgtgctcaggggaggaaatggagtggaggtgagtgggggcacagggagtgctgcctgcagcaagtaacgGGGGTGGGCGTGCAGgagaaccgctccccgccccagctcatctccgctcagcctcctcccctgagcacactgcccccgctctaattctcttcccttcccaggcttgcagtgccaaacagctgattggcgccacaagcctgggaggcgggagaagtgtaGCGGCACcagtgtgctcaggggagaaggcggagtgggggtgagctggggcggtcAATCAGACTGACTTGGGGTGCTGGCTACTAGCGATTGGTCCTAATCTGGAGTTCTCTGATTGGCCAGAGGCCCTCTCAGTCCCAGGGTCCCAACTATTCCTttacccctcccctctctcctggtATGGGCAGAGGGCAGGCAAACAACATTCCCCGCACTAGTGTGGGCAGCTGGCCCCTACACGACAAACACCTTTACAAGAGGCTTGACTCTGTTTGAGACCTGCCGAGTCTGGAACACCGTGACCATGTTCACATCAAATTGGGTGGAGAAAAAGGATGAACAGCTCCAGCTATCATCCAGAAAAATAATTCAGCTCCCAGGTCACATGTGACCAAGACTGATGGTGTTATGTAAAGCCTCTGCTCAAATGTAAGATCTGTAACTTCAATCATTAAGTTCTGTAACCTTTTTGCAGACTTTGTAACTTTAGTTATTGTTATCATAGCCTTTTAAGTTTTGTAACCTTTGCAAGCTTTTTAACCTTTTCAGTTACCACTTGTATGAACCTCCAAGCTTTGCAATATTCCATCACGCAATTAGAgagagtgtgaacaagggagtgtgtgtgggagatAAGGGAGTGTGAACAAGAGAGTGTATGCGGGACTGGGCAGAGAGGAACTGCAAGGAGAAaagggcccagagccaggagtCAGGTGTGTCTGATAAAActgccctgagaaggcaatcacagagtgctgtaaagaaaagaagaacctAGTGTGCATGAAAGAAAAAGGCCTGGGAAGACTTCTCGGTGACGGACATAGAAGAAAAACTCAGTGTAAGtgtggaagtagagcaagaactgacagggatttgaaggggatttcaatgcaaacagtctcttctgtgagcaagagtcaggctagctgtaaccctaataacacgagatttgtagaagcaaggattgtgtgaggcgagtgggaaagaactctGTGAGAAGTTTTTGCGATCTTGTGTAGAtaagtatggaatgtagactagagtctaaataaaggtgaaaaataagatatcaggatgatctatgtataaacaaaatgcagctgtttctCATTACTGTATGTagcaaaaggtataaatgcttgctgtaattgtttacctagagagagacctgcctaggaaggggaaaccctgtgtcctagtgcactctctccctctatgcaattgcttgagaataaagtatctgactttgctgcacccaaaaagagagtgagaactctgtttttctccgacaatttgagGGCTCATCCGGGATGGCAATGCCCGCTGAGACAGCTGCAACTGCTGCGGACcattccccttcgaaccccatggcgccacaatagaggtaggagaccttttgaaatctctattggggtgtcaaaggaggactgtccgtggggccgtctgtccctgttgggcttacaccatccgaacttattgactatGCAGCAAGATCAGATGCAGAGCGGTACTGGGGAACTGTTTTGCCGCTCCCAATAAGGTTGGCTTGAAGTGGTACTGAGGACTTAGTTTGCCACCCTCAATAAAAGCAGTTGTATGCGGTACTGGGGACTGTAGTTTGGCCGCCCCCAATAAGGTTAATGCATAATGGAAATGCATTAGGTTAATGCACCAGTGCAGAGGGGTTGTGGTAATGCCCTCAGAGAAGAACACAGATGTGTTCAGTCTGGACAGGGGGTGGTGGTGACAGCCTCAggttaaaataataaaaggaggaaaaaagataaaaagaGGAGAAAACTGATGCATCATCGTATTTAGAAATAGAggccttggggtgtgtgtgtgtgtgtgtgtgtgtgcgtgtgtacacTAGTGTGAATGTGAGTCACAAGAAGACGCCCAGAGTATTCTGTGAAGCTGTCGGCTCGTGACCAGAAATATTCTAAAGCAAGTCTGGTGACTCCGCCTAGAGGATCGGTAAAGGATCAGACCCACGGTAGGCTGCCTCTGGCTGGCATCGTCTGGCGAGGGAGCTGCCTGGGTCTAGGATTGTGTGAACCCAACTCCCCTCCTTTTTTCTCTCCGTGTGAGCCCCTGACATCTTATCATCTCACTGGAAGCAATgagagtaagcggcgccgtctctctgagactagccaatgctctttgctgaagggaggtgtaggagggtcatgGCCATCCTCGTTAACCTCTCCTGTGTGAGTGCCCTTAGTTTATGAGCCACTAGTGGACAGGGTGTTCTCCCTGTgcgtgattggaaaatgggtggggagCAGTCTAAGCATTCTCCCTCACCCCCTAAGTGTACCCCAGCAGATTACATGTATGTACATTATGGTCCTAGAATCTGCAGGTATTTAGACATTGGAATCTTTACACGCATGAAAATCCAtgtaaacaatgcccactagaaggtaccttcaatctagataagatcatacatctcagaggagcttttaatcaccaaaaaagCCTcggacacacaatgggagcaatttgtctattgaggaaaggaacgggttaatttgaaattcaacTTGGCCCAGAGATAAAGAGAGAGCTGCTCTgcattcaaggtcaagaatcaatgcagaccatgCCAAGTACAAAggaaaactgctttcggccccagctggctgtgaaaaaatatagacagaggcaaaccaaaggcaaCACAAGTTACAggactgagattacatttgcaaaccTTAACTGTCCAgggagatccaacagtctgcctttgcgaccttGGAGCCGGTGTGGTTTGGTGacactgaagaagccacaggcagccggcctggactggaatctctgaaagagacgtcgcaggagaccccagggtgtaaaagaacagccctcccaagagcggaagcaagttggagattctGGGCAAGCTGTACACAGGATAATCTCCCGTTCACCTCTCCCCCTTCTCTGGACGTTTTGGTGGAAAATTGAGAAAGGGGGAGCCCTGCAGAATGCACACCATCTATTTGTTTTGCCCTTGTTATTTTATGTTTGCTTTGCTTGGTATTGTTGGTGTTATATGTTGAGGATTGCATGATTAAAAGTGTGCCCATTCTCAgctgcagtaagtctgagaaccggagaggggtttagcattcctctctccaccccagttgactgggaagggtgtcaggtggatctacccccaGTCGTAGCAgaactgggcaatagagaagttggagaaaagggaagagatgtGTACtcgataactagaattgagcaattaagaatATAGCTATAGGGgtgggagagatagctcagtggtttgagcattggcctgctaaacccagagttgtgagttcaatccttgaggaggccacttggggatctggggaaaatcagtatttggtcctgctagtgaaggcagggggctggactcaatgacctttcaaggtcccttccagttctaggagatgggatatctccatcaattattttattataatcaggcagcaactcaaacctacgcccagagcaagttgcaagccttgagacaggacttccaggcagaaaaggaagcactggctaagcaagtaccggtccttcagagTCTTGTCATAATTTGACCATTTGTGCTCAGCATATGCCGtaacagcagtgtgtttgccacaagagaaaatttaATAGTTAAACACCAATGGGCCATGTGTTTTTGCCCAGGTGGCAAGCCTCatgagggaggactcgggtagccttgtgagtaagaatgtttaagggaagagaccaggatggatgggggctagttgagaagcccaccgtgctagctaaattggtagtgaaacaagCCGGTGCTCATGGAAGGGACGCTTCagtgaga harbors:
- the LOC135976158 gene encoding uncharacterized protein LOC135976158, yielding MMLPASMTGFSMAAWRAQVTPQSSSAQVTVMESSQDRKRAPAWTEREVRDLLAIWGDEAVIAELRSSKRNGKVLEKISKAMKDRGHNRDTQQCRVKIKELRQAYHKAREANGRSGAEPQTCRYYAELHAILGGAATTTPTVCYDSLTGETHREDGSGNEEDDDGGTVGSSQQQGSGETGFPNSQDMFVTLDLEPVTPELTQDPQGTQETSAANVSLSQRLVNIRKRKRRTRDEMFTELQMSAQADRAQQNAWRQSMSEMRKAQYEREERWRAESREEQSKWRAEDDRWRQLADRRQEAMLRLLEHQSDMLERMVELQERQQEQRPPLQPLCNQQPSSPSSIASSPRRPRTRWGGLRPPSHSTPDDHPSIRRLAFNKS